From Solidesulfovibrio carbinoliphilus subsp. oakridgensis, the proteins below share one genomic window:
- a CDS encoding ABC transporter substrate-binding protein has protein sequence MAKILLLLAAFLCWPAASAPAQPEGEPIVIGGLFAQSGPAAVVGTPSKLVAEMTVQQINDMGGILGRPVTLISYDTESSPDVALRQARQLVEGDKVLAIIGPTSTGEGLAVKKYTEESHVPVIMTVGGDAVISGGKFGPYDWTFKAPQRTATAVAKIYDYLKGKNIAKIAVMSSKDAFGQDGLNDLKENASKFGIEIIAEETFDPKGTDFSAQAFKLQAAKPQAVVVWTIGPAGAIAAKNFAALPGDRPLLIQCHGQPGPSYLELAGEAAGGTVMPGTKLMAPESLPDEDPQKLVIETFIKAYKDNGIQEKFPLNTHSGYAYDALTLLRAGLEKAGKADPEALRAALEKLQNVVGVSGVYNLSSQDHNGLHADSLIMLIVDSGRFKLAP, from the coding sequence ATGGCCAAAATCCTTTTGCTGCTCGCCGCCTTCCTGTGCTGGCCGGCCGCATCCGCCCCGGCCCAGCCGGAAGGCGAACCCATCGTCATCGGCGGCCTGTTCGCCCAGTCCGGCCCGGCCGCCGTGGTCGGCACCCCGAGCAAGCTCGTGGCCGAGATGACCGTCCAGCAGATAAACGACATGGGCGGCATCCTCGGCCGACCCGTCACCCTCATAAGCTACGACACCGAATCCTCGCCCGATGTGGCCCTGCGGCAAGCCCGCCAGCTCGTCGAGGGCGACAAGGTCCTGGCCATCATCGGCCCGACGTCCACGGGAGAGGGCCTGGCCGTCAAGAAATACACCGAAGAGAGCCACGTGCCGGTCATCATGACCGTGGGCGGCGACGCCGTCATCTCCGGCGGCAAGTTCGGGCCCTACGACTGGACCTTCAAGGCCCCCCAGCGCACGGCCACGGCCGTGGCCAAGATCTACGACTACCTCAAGGGCAAAAACATCGCCAAGATCGCGGTCATGAGCTCCAAGGACGCCTTCGGCCAGGACGGACTGAACGATCTCAAGGAAAACGCGTCGAAGTTCGGCATCGAAATCATCGCCGAGGAGACCTTCGATCCCAAGGGCACGGACTTCTCGGCCCAGGCCTTCAAGCTGCAGGCCGCCAAGCCGCAGGCCGTGGTCGTCTGGACCATCGGACCGGCCGGGGCCATCGCGGCCAAAAACTTCGCCGCCCTGCCCGGCGACCGGCCGCTTCTCATCCAGTGCCACGGCCAGCCCGGCCCGAGCTACCTGGAACTGGCCGGCGAGGCGGCCGGCGGCACGGTCATGCCCGGCACCAAGCTCATGGCCCCGGAATCCCTGCCCGACGAGGACCCGCAAAAGCTCGTCATCGAGACCTTCATCAAGGCCTACAAGGACAACGGCATCCAGGAGAAGTTTCCCCTCAACACCCACTCGGGCTACGCCTACGACGCCCTGACCCTCCTGCGGGCCGGTCTGGAGAAGGCCGGCAAGGCCGATCCCGAAGCCCTGCGCGCCGCCCTGGAGAAACTGCAAAACGTGGTCGGCGTCTCCGGTGTCTACAATCTCTCCTCCCAGGACCACAACGGCCTGCACGCCGATTCGCTCATCATGCTCATCGTCGACTCCGGCCGCTTCAAACTCGCGCCGTAG